The Gemmatimonadaceae bacterium genome window below encodes:
- a CDS encoding MFS transporter encodes MSQPESTAAAPPQHSTRYAWYVMGVLTLANVGGFVDRQILSLLVVPIRRDLAISDTQVSLLMGLAFSVFYTVLGLPLGWLADRASRKAIMGWGVAIWSVMTAACGLAGSFGRLLTTRIGVGVGEATLVPAATSFIPDYFPPERLGTAMSVFSLGIFLGSGLAYVIGGAMVGLLEAHGQVIVPLVGAVRPWQLVFFAVGLPGLVVSLLFFTVREPPRKRDAHGASTAELFAYVRRHGRSFACTSLGFSFSAMVNYGIAGWLATFLIRTYGWTATRAGAVQGALTMTVGVAGVLAGGRVADWYVRRGHTDGPLRVGVIGAVGMLVSATAYPLMPTAGLCVAWLVVVNFFAAFPWGAIGASAAEIVPARMRAQGSALYFLVLSLVSSTLGPTLVALITDHVFHADAALRYSLAIANVAGMSAAIVVLLYGMPAYRTTIATRDD; translated from the coding sequence ATGTCCCAACCGGAATCCACCGCCGCAGCCCCCCCCCAGCATTCCACGCGCTACGCATGGTATGTGATGGGGGTGCTCACGCTGGCCAACGTGGGCGGGTTCGTGGACCGGCAGATCCTCAGCCTGCTGGTCGTTCCCATTCGGCGCGACCTCGCCATCTCGGACACCCAGGTGAGCCTGCTCATGGGGCTCGCATTTTCCGTGTTCTATACGGTCTTGGGGCTGCCGCTTGGTTGGCTGGCCGATCGGGCGAGTCGCAAGGCGATCATGGGTTGGGGGGTGGCGATCTGGAGCGTGATGACGGCGGCGTGCGGACTGGCCGGCAGCTTTGGTCGCTTACTCACCACGCGCATCGGCGTTGGCGTGGGCGAAGCGACGCTCGTGCCGGCCGCGACGTCGTTCATCCCCGACTATTTCCCGCCCGAGCGATTGGGGACGGCAATGAGCGTGTTCTCGCTCGGCATATTCCTGGGATCTGGGTTGGCATATGTGATCGGCGGGGCGATGGTCGGGTTGCTCGAGGCGCACGGGCAGGTGATCGTGCCGCTGGTCGGGGCGGTGCGGCCGTGGCAACTCGTGTTCTTCGCCGTAGGCCTGCCCGGGTTGGTGGTCTCGCTCTTGTTCTTCACGGTCCGGGAGCCGCCGAGGAAGCGCGACGCGCACGGCGCGAGTACGGCCGAGCTCTTTGCCTACGTGCGTCGCCATGGGCGCAGCTTCGCCTGCACGAGCCTCGGCTTCTCGTTCTCGGCAATGGTGAACTACGGCATCGCCGGGTGGCTGGCCACCTTTCTCATTCGCACGTACGGATGGACGGCAACACGGGCAGGCGCCGTGCAGGGCGCGCTGACCATGACCGTGGGCGTTGCCGGTGTGCTCGCGGGCGGGCGTGTGGCCGACTGGTACGTGCGTCGCGGGCACACTGACGGACCACTCCGCGTGGGAGTGATCGGTGCGGTGGGAATGCTCGTCTCGGCCACCGCGTACCCGTTGATGCCGACGGCCGGCCTTTGCGTGGCCTGGCTCGTGGTGGTGAACTTCTTCGCCGCCTTCCCGTGGGGGGCGATCGGCGCGTCGGCGGCCGAGATCGTGCCGGCGCGCATGCGCGCGCAGGGATCGGCGCTCTACTTCCTCGTCCTCAGCCTCGTGTCGTCCACGTTGGGGCCGACGCTGGTGGCGCTGATCACCGATCACGTGTTCCACGCCGATGCGGCGCTACGCTATTCGCTGGCCATCGCCAACGTGGCCGGTATGTCGGCGGCCATCGTGGTCTTGCTGTACGGCATGCCCGCCTACCGTACCACGATCGCCACGCGGGACGACTGA
- a CDS encoding ABC transporter ATP-binding protein yields MPRLPGRHAEGGGRRARSGASAAAGASAVKKPLDPKRAWREARELIAEHRRSLVIGLSLMVVSRLAGFVLPGSSKYLIDTVIGKHRPDLLMPLALAVAGATLLQAITSFSLSQVVSVAGQRAITNMRKRVQAHVLRLPVSYFDSTKTGIVISRVMTDAEGVRNVVGTGIIQLLGGLMTALIAITVLFYLNWKLTTATLIVLLTFGGMMAYAFRMLRPLFRERGAINADVTGRLAESIGGIRLVKVYVSERRERKLFAEGVHKLLRNIAQTITGTSAVGSGTTVISGVIGVLVMVIAGRDVLNGKMTLGDLFMYVYLVGLVAAPLVQIASIGTQISEAFAGLDRIREIMNTATEDADDVSRQAVDDVVGDVEFQHVSFEYDQDVPVLRDVTFKAPAGSTTALVGSSGSGKSTLIGLVQAFYHPKAGHILIDGRDLQRLRLHDYRAQLGVVMQDNFLFDGTIRDNIAFAKPGATDTEVDRVGRIAHVDEFVSRFEHKYDTVVGERGVKLSGGQRQRVAIARAILADPRILILDEATSSLDSESEALIRDGLRSLRRGRTTFVIAHRLSTIESADQILVLEHGQIVERGSHAELMALAGRYRQLHDRQHGLETDQYINPGEDFLPAAPSPREAIKRGPQTSG; encoded by the coding sequence ATGCCCCGACTTCCCGGTCGTCACGCCGAAGGTGGCGGCCGCCGCGCACGGAGTGGCGCCTCGGCGGCCGCCGGCGCTTCAGCCGTCAAGAAACCCCTCGATCCCAAGCGTGCCTGGAGAGAGGCGCGTGAGCTGATCGCCGAACACCGGCGGTCGCTTGTCATCGGGTTGTCGCTGATGGTGGTGAGCCGGCTGGCGGGGTTCGTATTGCCCGGCAGCTCCAAATATCTGATCGACACGGTGATCGGCAAGCACCGGCCCGATCTGCTCATGCCGCTCGCGCTGGCTGTGGCCGGCGCCACCCTGCTACAGGCGATCACCTCCTTCTCGCTGTCGCAGGTGGTGAGCGTCGCCGGACAACGGGCCATCACCAACATGCGCAAGCGGGTGCAGGCCCACGTGCTGCGACTCCCCGTGTCGTACTTCGACTCCACGAAGACGGGCATCGTGATCTCGCGCGTCATGACCGACGCCGAAGGCGTGCGGAACGTGGTGGGCACGGGGATCATCCAACTGCTCGGTGGGCTGATGACGGCGCTGATCGCCATCACCGTCCTGTTCTATCTGAACTGGAAGCTCACCACGGCCACGCTGATCGTGCTGCTGACGTTCGGGGGGATGATGGCGTACGCCTTCCGCATGCTGCGGCCCTTGTTCCGTGAACGCGGCGCGATCAACGCCGACGTCACGGGCCGGCTGGCGGAGTCGATAGGCGGTATCCGCCTCGTGAAGGTGTACGTATCGGAACGGCGCGAGCGGAAGCTGTTCGCGGAGGGAGTGCACAAGCTGCTGCGGAACATCGCGCAGACGATCACCGGCACCTCGGCGGTGGGCTCGGGGACGACGGTGATCAGCGGCGTGATCGGCGTGCTGGTGATGGTGATCGCGGGGCGCGACGTGCTCAACGGCAAGATGACGCTGGGCGACCTGTTCATGTACGTGTACCTGGTGGGCCTGGTGGCGGCACCGCTGGTGCAGATCGCATCCATCGGCACGCAGATCTCCGAGGCATTCGCGGGGCTCGACCGCATTCGCGAGATCATGAACACGGCCACCGAGGACGCCGACGATGTATCGCGTCAGGCGGTGGACGACGTGGTCGGCGACGTGGAGTTCCAACACGTCTCGTTCGAATACGACCAGGACGTGCCCGTGCTGCGCGATGTGACCTTCAAGGCGCCCGCCGGTTCGACCACGGCGCTGGTGGGCTCGAGCGGGTCGGGCAAGAGCACGCTGATCGGGCTGGTCCAGGCGTTCTACCATCCCAAGGCGGGGCATATCCTCATCGACGGGCGCGACCTCCAGCGGCTGCGGTTGCACGACTATCGGGCGCAGCTGGGCGTGGTGATGCAGGACAATTTCCTGTTCGACGGAACGATTCGCGACAACATCGCCTTCGCCAAACCCGGCGCCACCGACACGGAGGTCGACCGCGTGGGGCGCATCGCGCACGTGGACGAGTTCGTGAGCCGGTTCGAACACAAGTACGACACGGTGGTCGGCGAGCGCGGGGTCAAGCTGTCAGGGGGGCAGCGCCAACGTGTGGCGATCGCCCGAGCGATTCTCGCCGATCCGCGCATCCTGATTCTCGACGAGGCGACGTCGAGCCTGGATAGCGAGAGCGAGGCGCTGATCCGTGATGGGCTGCGTTCCCTGCGCCGCGGGCGCACGACGTTCGTGATCGCGCACCGGTTGTCGACCATCGAAAGCGCCGACCAGATCCTGGTGCTGGAGCACGGACAGATCGTGGAGCGCGGCAGCCACGCGGAGCTGATGGCGCTCGCCGGCCGCTACCGCCAGTTGCACGACCGGCAGCACGGCCTCGAGACCGATCAGTACATCAATCCGGGCGAGGATTTCCTGCCCGCAGCGCCGTCGCCCCGCGAAGCCATAAAGCGTGGGCCCCAAACGTCCGGGTGA
- a CDS encoding carboxypeptidase-like regulatory domain-containing protein — translation MKSALCIAALFLAAAFSTASAQGGSVDIIRGRVTGPDGHPLANVTVNVQSMTDETTRSSRTGADGRFTVLFAGGDGDYMVNFLSIGMVPLSFEVQKTNDDDAVILANGKMEAAPTQLDAVRVNANRARPTVGDENRPDIGGVEQSMNSQGIPIGALGDLSAMAAYLPGVTAMSNADGTMGFSVLGLGSDQNNISLNGLTFGGTLPRDVQVNARLSTTTFDPSRGGFSGGQVSARTFSGSNYINRSLHVTFDNPDLQWANPTSRALGQQYDDVIASGALSGPLIWNKLFYNTSFQFGRQSSNLQTLLNTNQSALQSVGISQDSVNQLLAYMQGAGIPATVGAVPSDRLNNSAGVFAQMSFSPTGTDTWGMLFNGSWNQSGAASLNTSSVPAHGGQSTRRSGTLQVTHAGYFGYGFLDETSASLSATASDASAYLLLPGANVLVSSVLPDGASGVSTLQFGGNSGYPQTSTNYQWEFSNATSWFSDDNTHRIKLTEDIQLSRYIQNQNANSRGTFTFNSLSDLEAGIPASFTRRLAPAYKSGDVATYAMSLGDAWRPVDVLQVQYGFRAEGSEFSTTPMYNPLVDSLYGLRNNVVPNDITISPRVGFSWQVGSAPQIEGFRGAFHPPLYVITGGVGEFRNNPTATLIANAVDQTGLPSAAQQITCVGSAAPTPDWAAYAQNAANIPTTCAGGSTGVFANSAPNVALFSPDYRTQRSWRGNLGIRGLLTSLFNGNLTYTYSINDDQRGSIDRNFSDVPQFSLANEDNRPVYVSPASIVPSTGAIAAGSNRASSDFSQVSEAVSDLRSYTQELQFGISPRTFNSIFNWSLTYVYRDTKQLSRGFGDNTAGDPLALFWGNTGPQHQVNFNTSITLGGAVNLTTFIRVSSGNRFTPSVAGDINGDGSSNDRAFIFNPATASDSGLRSGMQSLLGSLSGSTRQCLTAQLGQIAGRNSCSGPWAVQMSALNIQLVSDRVRLPSRMTVALSLANPLTGVDALVHGGSNLAGWGQPPVVDPTLLYVRGFNATTNEFQYEVNPRFGNAPAAQLASWAPFTATLDVKLAVGPDRNLQQLEQLLRGSGPGGRGNGFGGRGGRGGGFGGGRSGAPPGRPTETQIKARYVRGYPNPMDQMLRQKDPLKLTDVQTDSLIRMNKQFTAAVDSIWTPISRYLAALPQEFDVTEAFTHVSTGQNATIDLLLAYAPRVKALLTPDQFRQLPTFLAAFLDPQTLRELRPGMAFGFGGFGGGGGGMGGGGGGGGGGRGGRGG, via the coding sequence ATGAAGAGCGCTCTCTGTATCGCCGCCCTGTTCCTCGCGGCCGCATTCTCCACCGCCTCCGCCCAGGGCGGATCGGTGGACATCATTCGGGGCCGCGTGACCGGTCCCGACGGACACCCGCTGGCCAACGTCACCGTCAACGTCCAGTCGATGACCGATGAGACGACCCGGTCGTCCCGCACGGGTGCGGACGGCCGGTTCACCGTGCTGTTCGCCGGCGGCGACGGCGACTACATGGTGAACTTCCTGTCGATCGGCATGGTGCCACTCAGCTTCGAGGTCCAGAAGACGAATGATGACGACGCGGTGATCCTCGCCAACGGCAAGATGGAGGCGGCACCGACGCAACTCGACGCGGTCCGCGTGAATGCGAATCGAGCGCGGCCCACCGTCGGCGACGAGAACCGGCCCGATATCGGTGGCGTGGAGCAGTCGATGAATTCGCAGGGCATTCCGATCGGGGCGCTCGGCGACCTGTCGGCGATGGCCGCCTACCTGCCAGGCGTGACCGCGATGTCCAACGCCGATGGGACGATGGGCTTCTCCGTGCTCGGGCTCGGCTCCGACCAGAACAACATCAGCCTCAACGGGCTGACCTTCGGAGGCACACTACCGCGCGACGTGCAGGTCAATGCGCGGCTGTCCACCACGACCTTCGATCCGTCTCGCGGCGGATTCAGCGGCGGCCAGGTCTCGGCTCGGACGTTCAGCGGGTCCAACTACATCAACCGCAGTCTTCACGTCACATTCGACAACCCGGATCTGCAATGGGCCAATCCCACGTCGCGGGCGCTGGGACAGCAATATGACGACGTCATCGCCAGCGGCGCGTTGAGCGGGCCGCTCATCTGGAACAAGCTGTTCTACAACACGTCGTTCCAATTCGGACGCCAGAGCAGCAACCTGCAGACCCTGCTCAACACGAACCAGTCGGCGCTCCAGAGCGTCGGCATCTCGCAGGACTCGGTCAATCAGCTGCTGGCGTACATGCAGGGCGCAGGGATTCCGGCCACGGTGGGCGCCGTGCCGTCCGACCGGCTCAACAATTCGGCCGGGGTATTCGCCCAGATGAGTTTCTCGCCCACGGGCACCGACACCTGGGGCATGCTGTTCAACGGCTCGTGGAACCAGTCGGGCGCCGCCTCGCTGAACACCTCGTCCGTCCCGGCCCACGGTGGCCAGTCGACGCGCCGGTCCGGGACGCTGCAGGTGACCCACGCCGGGTATTTCGGCTACGGATTCCTCGACGAGACGAGCGCCTCGCTGTCGGCCACCGCGTCGGATGCCAGCGCCTACCTGTTGTTGCCCGGAGCGAACGTGCTGGTGAGCTCCGTGCTGCCCGACGGCGCGTCCGGGGTCTCGACGCTCCAGTTCGGCGGCAACTCCGGCTATCCGCAGACCTCCACGAACTATCAATGGGAGTTCTCCAATGCGACGTCGTGGTTCAGCGACGACAATACGCACCGGATCAAGCTCACCGAAGACATCCAACTGAGCCGCTACATCCAGAACCAGAACGCGAACTCGCGCGGTACGTTCACGTTCAATTCACTGTCCGATCTCGAGGCCGGCATCCCCGCGTCGTTCACCCGCCGGTTGGCGCCAGCGTACAAGAGCGGCGACGTCGCAACGTACGCGATGTCGCTGGGCGACGCGTGGCGGCCGGTGGACGTGTTGCAGGTGCAGTACGGATTCCGCGCCGAGGGGAGCGAGTTCAGCACCACCCCGATGTACAACCCGCTCGTCGACAGCCTGTACGGTCTGCGCAACAACGTCGTGCCGAACGACATCACGATCAGCCCGCGGGTGGGCTTCAGCTGGCAGGTGGGGTCGGCGCCGCAGATCGAGGGATTCCGCGGGGCCTTTCATCCGCCGCTCTACGTGATCACGGGAGGCGTGGGTGAGTTCCGCAACAACCCGACCGCGACGTTGATCGCCAACGCGGTGGACCAGACCGGCCTGCCCAGCGCCGCCCAGCAGATCACCTGCGTGGGGAGCGCGGCGCCCACGCCGGACTGGGCGGCGTACGCCCAGAACGCGGCCAACATTCCGACCACGTGCGCCGGCGGCTCCACGGGCGTGTTCGCCAACTCGGCGCCCAACGTGGCGTTGTTCAGCCCGGACTACCGCACGCAGCGCAGTTGGCGCGGCAACCTCGGCATTCGCGGGCTGCTCACATCGCTGTTCAACGGCAACCTGACCTACACCTATTCGATCAACGACGACCAGCGCGGCTCGATCGACCGGAACTTCTCCGACGTGCCACAGTTCAGCCTGGCCAATGAGGACAATCGGCCGGTGTACGTCTCACCAGCCAGCATCGTGCCCTCCACCGGCGCCATCGCCGCCGGGTCGAACCGCGCGTCGTCTGACTTCTCGCAAGTCTCCGAAGCGGTGTCCGACCTGCGGTCGTACACCCAGGAACTCCAGTTCGGGATCTCGCCGCGCACGTTCAACTCCATCTTCAACTGGAGCCTGACCTACGTATACCGCGACACGAAGCAGTTGAGCCGCGGATTCGGTGACAACACGGCGGGCGATCCGTTGGCGCTCTTCTGGGGCAACACCGGGCCGCAGCATCAGGTCAACTTCAACACGTCGATCACACTCGGCGGCGCGGTGAATCTGACGACGTTCATCCGCGTCAGCTCCGGCAACCGGTTCACACCGAGCGTGGCAGGCGACATCAACGGCGATGGCTCCTCCAACGACCGGGCATTCATCTTCAACCCGGCCACGGCGAGCGACTCGGGCCTGCGCAGCGGCATGCAGTCCCTGCTCGGCAGCCTGTCGGGGAGCACGCGGCAGTGCCTCACCGCCCAGCTTGGCCAGATCGCCGGCCGCAACAGTTGCAGCGGACCGTGGGCGGTGCAGATGAGCGCGCTCAATATCCAGCTGGTGTCGGACCGCGTGCGGCTGCCCTCGCGGATGACCGTGGCGCTCAGCCTTGCCAACCCACTCACCGGGGTCGACGCGCTGGTGCATGGCGGCAGCAACCTGGCCGGGTGGGGGCAGCCTCCGGTGGTGGATCCGACCCTGCTCTACGTGCGTGGGTTCAATGCGACCACGAATGAGTTCCAGTACGAGGTCAATCCGCGGTTCGGCAACGCGCCCGCGGCACAGTTGGCCTCGTGGGCTCCATTCACCGCCACGCTGGACGTCAAGCTCGCGGTCGGACCCGATCGGAATCTCCAGCAGTTGGAGCAGTTGCTGCGCGGGAGCGGACCGGGTGGACGCGGGAATGGTTTTGGCGGGCGCGGCGGGCGCGGTGGTGGTTTCGGCGGTGGCCGGAGCGGCGCGCCCCCAGGCCGCCCCACCGAAACGCAGATCAAGGCCCGCTACGTGCGTGGCTATCCGAACCCGATGGACCAGATGCTGCGCCAGAAGGATCCGCTCAAACTCACCGACGTGCAGACCGACAGCCTCATCAGGATGAACAAGCAGTTCACGGCGGCGGTGGACTCCATCTGGACGCCGATCTCCAGGTACCTGGCCGCGCTGCCGCAGGAGTTCGACGTCACGGAGGCGTTCACCCACGTGAGCACCGGGCAGAACGCCACCATCGATCTGCTGCTCGCGTATGCGCCGCGGGTCAAGGCATTGTTGACGCCGGATCAGTTCCGGCAGCTGCCGACCTTCCTGGCGGCCTTCCTGGATCCGCAAACGCTGCGCGAACTACGCCCGGGCATGGCGTTCGGATTCGGCGGGTTCGGCGGTGGCGGCGGCGGGATGGGAGGGGGCGGGGGTGGTGGCGGTGGTGGGCGCGGCGGCCGCGGGGGCTGA
- a CDS encoding BrxA/BrxB family bacilliredoxin yields MSLNLRTAPTMYPEELVAPMRAELTGIGFRELRTPQEVDAAVKDATGTTLVVVNSVCGCSARNARPAAAMAIRHAVKPAHLATVFAGQDADATARARSYFTGYPPSSPQIALLKDGKLVFMLERWQIEGRPAAEIAKDLVGAFDEHCG; encoded by the coding sequence ATGAGTCTGAATCTTCGCACGGCCCCGACCATGTACCCCGAAGAACTGGTGGCGCCGATGCGCGCCGAACTCACCGGGATTGGCTTCCGTGAACTGCGCACGCCGCAGGAAGTGGACGCCGCGGTCAAGGACGCCACGGGCACGACGCTCGTCGTGGTGAATTCCGTGTGCGGCTGCTCGGCGCGCAATGCGCGTCCGGCAGCAGCGATGGCGATCCGTCACGCGGTGAAGCCGGCGCACCTGGCCACCGTGTTCGCGGGCCAGGATGCCGACGCCACGGCCCGCGCGAGGAGCTATTTCACCGGGTACCCGCCGTCGTCGCCGCAGATCGCGTTACTGAAGGACGGGAAGCTGGTGTTCATGCTGGAGCGCTGGCAGATCGAAGGGCGGCCGGCAGCGGAGATCGCGAAGGATCTCGTGGGCGCGTTCGACGAGCACTGTGGGTGA
- a CDS encoding co-chaperone GroES family protein, with the protein MHRKDKELIVVGDRVLVKVEEGEERTNVGLYLPPTAVDNQAVQGGTIVATGPGLPLPSPDAGSDEPWRAPMRETRFVPMQAREGDYALFFRKAAVEITFEGERYLVVPQQAILALVRDES; encoded by the coding sequence ATGCACCGCAAGGACAAGGAACTGATCGTCGTCGGCGACCGCGTGCTGGTCAAGGTCGAAGAAGGCGAGGAGCGGACGAACGTCGGGCTGTACCTGCCGCCGACCGCCGTGGACAACCAAGCGGTGCAGGGCGGCACGATCGTGGCCACCGGTCCCGGCCTTCCGCTACCGAGTCCCGACGCGGGGTCCGACGAGCCCTGGCGGGCGCCCATGCGCGAGACGCGATTCGTACCGATGCAGGCGCGCGAAGGCGACTATGCGCTGTTCTTCCGCAAGGCGGCGGTGGAGATCACGTTCGAGGGCGAGCGGTACCTCGTCGTCCCGCAGCAAGCGATACTCGCGCTGGTGCGCGACGAATCCTAA
- a CDS encoding aminotransferase class I/II-fold pyridoxal phosphate-dependent enzyme: protein MRPVAFRLERYFADREFSAPYLLSGSDCETLSVGDLLAMSPGREATQRLLALRLGYTESSGHPTLRSAIAALYEALPAGGVLVHAGAQEGVFTLVNATLGPGDHAIVQWPCYQSLFELPRAAGAEVSAWQADPTTWAPDPADLARLVRPNTRLLIVNSPHNPTGHHFARPIFEAIVAFARRHGLVVLSDEVYRGLEYAPADRLPAMCDAYERGVSLGVLSKAYGLAGLRIGWLASRDAAILSAAAEIKDYTTICNSAPSELLAAVALGAGEAILARNRAIVTANLGLLRGFFTRRSGLLRWVPPQAGSVTFPTLVAGDVDAFCARVLERSGVLLLPGTVFDAASHEVRLGFGRANLAEALDRLDAVLDQPSP, encoded by the coding sequence ATGCGCCCCGTCGCGTTCCGGCTCGAGCGGTACTTCGCAGATCGGGAATTCTCGGCCCCCTACCTGCTGTCGGGATCCGACTGCGAAACGCTGAGCGTTGGCGACCTGCTGGCCATGAGCCCGGGAAGGGAGGCCACGCAGCGGCTGCTCGCCCTTCGTCTGGGTTACACAGAAAGCAGCGGCCATCCCACCCTGCGTTCCGCCATCGCGGCCCTGTACGAGGCCTTGCCGGCGGGTGGCGTGCTGGTCCACGCGGGCGCCCAGGAAGGCGTCTTCACGCTCGTGAACGCCACGCTGGGCCCCGGCGACCATGCCATCGTCCAGTGGCCGTGCTACCAATCGCTGTTCGAACTCCCCCGAGCCGCCGGCGCCGAGGTCTCGGCCTGGCAGGCCGACCCGACCACCTGGGCCCCCGATCCGGCCGACCTCGCGCGCCTGGTCCGCCCCAACACGCGGCTGCTCATCGTCAACTCGCCACACAACCCCACGGGCCACCATTTCGCCCGGCCCATCTTCGAGGCCATCGTTGCCTTCGCCCGCCGTCACGGCCTCGTGGTGCTGTCGGACGAGGTCTATCGCGGGCTGGAATACGCGCCGGCCGACCGTCTCCCCGCGATGTGCGACGCCTATGAGCGTGGGGTATCGCTGGGCGTCCTGTCCAAGGCCTATGGGTTGGCCGGGCTGCGGATCGGGTGGCTGGCCTCCCGCGATGCGGCCATCCTGTCTGCCGCGGCAGAGATCAAGGACTACACGACGATCTGCAACAGCGCCCCGAGCGAACTGCTGGCCGCGGTGGCGCTGGGTGCCGGCGAGGCGATCTTGGCGCGGAACCGCGCTATCGTCACGGCCAATCTTGGGCTCCTGCGCGGGTTCTTCACGCGGCGGTCCGGCCTGCTGCGCTGGGTGCCGCCGCAGGCCGGTTCGGTGACCTTTCCTACGCTGGTCGCGGGGGACGTCGATGCCTTCTGCGCGCGCGTGCTCGAGCGGTCCGGGGTGCTGCTCCTGCCAGGCACCGTGTTCGATGCCGCCAGCCACGAAGTGCGCCTCGGCTTCGGCCGCGCCAATCTGGCCGAGGCGCTCGACCGGCTGGATGCCGTGTTGGACCAGCCCTCGCCGTAG